A single window of Coffea eugenioides isolate CCC68of unplaced genomic scaffold, Ceug_1.0 ScVebR1_3408;HRSCAF=4614, whole genome shotgun sequence DNA harbors:
- the LOC113757900 gene encoding uncharacterized protein LOC113757900: protein MADTATLQPLAEGKLPDSFPSFQAKSFSSLFSSREPSCVNVRADKTTRRGEPAVVFSSADMARAAAPFTLALIGKFSKGRPAMEDIRKFFNTLDLTAVSVGLLDPRHIIIRLQTERDFHRIWGRHIWYILGYPMRVFKWTPSFHVDKEPSIVPVWFSLPKLPIHLFNKECLFHIVSPLGRPLFMDAATSSLSRPSVARVCVEVDLVKSLPRRVWVGFGQGESDGFWQALEPEGMPQYCGYCFRQGHSEHECRVKHPEFREVPPAAKVSEVSTGAWHERRPRLEFRPKVTQEVPQDSVKAMPLEGPGIAEEQKGKGGVVLGAAGQISSPLAGGEAGSLAVTGAGESVVMDRLAEGPQELAAPLRVEEQGGEDLCGQQSVLQQERNFAGAVDNQLGDQAVASTAMAETGSRMDMSEEGSEVGDVGLSSAEVSAGSLSPRGQPSGKQQEEGSLVIDIFNLDPIIQQERALLWSALIAENLAEHPWMLAGDFNVTVSADEKRGGLPFRVDEGVELRTFMSMAGVSDVGFLGCPFTWCNNRGGLARIWKRLDRMFVNQTAFLSGVQFQVQHLGREPSDHAPLLMSSSTRRDNKPKPFRFLNIWTTKLGLLDVIRRSWAVPCSGRPLSRLTAKLRNVKRDLQVWSREQFGNIFDAVKRAEGEVAAAEDAFGNEPCQSHWLALQEARARLRNSLVREEGYWRQKARVKWLKDGDKNSKYFHSIVAERRAKSIIHRIKNDQGEWVSDEGQVSAMGVEFFKSLLSEEPATGSWRILDVIPKVVSDVQVADLERFPSHEEIREVVFNMDGESAGGPDGFTGTFFTFAWEVVGKDLCDAVFSFFCGHELPRSVSSTWIVLIPKVTSPQDFSQFRPISLCNFVNKVISKLLANRLSKVLPGIISPQQSGFVQGRQISENFLLAQELLSDIRKSNRGGNVVLKLDMAKAYDRVSWPFLLQVLRRFGFGERWIDMIWRLISNVWFSVMVNGAPQGFFHSSRGLRQGDPISPALFVIGAEVLSRLLNSLLSSPLFSPFSVPHGCPKVTHLAYADDVVIFSSGLKRSVRLVMKALGDYSSVSGQQVNHQKSCFLSHSRFPRARKRMLGELTGFPSREFPVKYLGCPLYVGRRKKGYFSEICDSILARVLSWKGRLLSHGGRLVLIRSVLSSMPLNILAASTPPKAIFGLLEKTFANFLWGASEGGLRFHWIKWEQLCQPYDRGGAGLRSLRDVFDAFSMKLWWQFRLRKSLWAEFLHCKYCPNFHPCSADVSPGSSWTWKRLISIQGVAEQQIRWVLSNGSASFWHDDWLGQGPLCRQVDSFQEYAVSDFVEHGRWNVQRLCSVLPSWWVGQILRVEPPAETHSDRMVWSPSTSGDFSLSSAYQSAREVGNRSCLYSSLWGQELPSNVSFFMLRLLGARLPVMDRLQKLGVVGPSRCFCCSFPCQESLDHIFCTGEVPRQIWESFEVVVGGFGVSSTIRHKVIGWWLKPTRNPFLQFLFRVLPSLICWHLWKMRNKFVFEGQSLPVAIVSDRIFCDLRDLFQIRFKNTVSSCRGWPSFFESVAGLARRYHVQIVRWRCPKQSVVKLNSDGCSRGNPGMSGGGGIIRNYEGRFLLGFSCFFGELTSLQAELEALLHGIRLAVDRGYSALHIESDSLVLVQIIRGTVRCPWQLQRGLQEVLNAKGLFREISHCFREANRPADRLANVGVDAGFNSTYVSFSELPCLVRGDVNLDRLGVPNIRRSRASLALKAEQVVSVIAINIEQLQVLELRVEGRRIGMGFAKHGLTAIPERLATLEVLEDDIDAVSRVVFRATPPTDYLRLRDELDLLGP from the exons ATGGCGGACACCGCTACCCTTCAGCCTCTTGCTGAAGGGAAGCTTCCAGATTCCTTCCCTTCTTTCCAAGCAAAATCTTTTTCTTCGCTCTTTTCGTCTAGGGAGCCTTCTTGCGTGAACGTGCGAGCAGACAAGACTACGAGGAGAGGGGAGCCTGCTGTAGTTTTCTCCTCGGCTGACATGGCTAGGGCTGCAGCGCCTTTTACCCTTGCTCTAATAGGGAAGTTCTCCAAGGGTAGGCCGGCCATGGAGGACATCCGAAAATTTTTTAACACGCTGGACTTGACGGCGGTTTCGGTAGGTTTGTTGGATCCTCGTCATATCATCATTCGCCTCCAAACTGAACGGGACTTTCACAGAATCTGGGGGCGGCACATCTGGTATATATTGGGTTATCCGATGCGGGTCTTCAAATGGACACCCTCTTTCCATGTCGATAAGGAGCCTTCGATTGTTCCTGTTTGGTTCTCCCTTCCCAAACTCCCGATACATTTGTTCAATAAGGAATGCCTTTTCCATATTGTTTCACCCCTGGGTCGGCCACTCTTCATGGATGCAGCAACGAGCTCTCTATCCCGTCCGAGCGTGGCCAGAGTATGTGTGGAGGTTGACTTGGTGAAATCACTGCCACGGAGAGTATGGGTAGGTTTTGGGCAGGGGGAGAGTGATGGTTTCTGGCAGGCCCTTGAGCCTGAGGGGATGCCGCAGTACTGTGGGTATTGTTTTCGACAGGGGCATAGCGAACACGAATGTAGAGTAAAGCACCCCGAGTTCCGCGAGGTGCCGCCAGCGGCAAAGGTTTCTGAAGTTTCCACAGGTGCGTGGCATGAGAGGAGGCCACGGCTGGAATTTCGCCCAAAGGTTACCCAGGAGGTTCCGCAAGATTCTGTGAAGGCAATGCCTTTGGAGGGGCCGGGGATAGCGGAGGAGCAGAAGGGGAAGGGGGGAGTGGTGCTTGGCGCTGCTGGGCAGATTTCGTCGCCGCTTGCTGGCGGGGAGGCAGGGTCGCTGGCAGTGACCGGCGCTGGGGAGTCGGTGGTGATGGATAGGTTGGCGGAGGGGCCCCAAGAATTAGCAGCCCCTTTGCGGGTGGAGGAACAGGGGGGAGAGGACCTTTGTGGCCAGCAGTCGGTTCTCCAACAGGAGCGGAATTTCGCTGGTGCGGTTGATAATCAGCTGGGAGATCAGGCTGTTGCTTCGACAGCTATGGCGGAGACAGGTTCGAGGATGGACATGTCAGAGGAGGGGAGCGAGGTCGGTGATGTGGGGTTGTCTAGTGCAGAAGTTAGTGCAGGGAGCTTATCGCCGCGCGGGCAACCATCAGGTAAGCAACAGGAGGAGGGGTCTTTGGTGATTGACATTTTTAATCTTGATCCTATAATTCAGCAG GAGCGAGCTTTGCTGTGGTCAGCTCTGATAGCGGAAAACCTGGCGGAGCACCCTTGGATGTTGGCAGGTGATTTCAATGTTACTGTTAGCGCGGATGAAAAGAGGGGTGGATTGCCTTTTCGGGTTGACGAAGGGGTGGAGCTTAGAACGTTCATGTCGATGGCGGGTGTTTCGGATGTTGGTTTTCTGGGGTGCCCTTTCACTTGGTGTAATAATAGGGGGGGTCTGGCCCGTATCTGGAAGCGCCTGGACAGAATGTTTGTCAATCAAACGGCCTTTCTCTCTGGGGTGCAATTTCAGGTTCAACATCTAGGGAGGGAGCCTTCGGATCATGCCCCCCTTCTAATGTCTTCGTCGACGAGGCGAGATAACAAGCCTAAACCTTttcgatttttgaatatttgGACGACGAAGCTTGGGCTGTTGGATGTCATTAGGAGGAGTTGGGCAGTTCCTTGTTCTGGGCGCCCTTTGAGTCGTTTAACCGCTAAACTGAGGAATGTCAAACGGGACTTGCAAGTTTGGTCTCGTGAGCAGTTCGGTAACATTTTTGACGCGGTGAAGAGGGCGGAGGGCGAGGTAGCAGCTGCAGAGGACGCTTTTGGAAATGAGCCTTGTCAGTCGCATTGGTTGGCACTCCAGGAGGCTCGTGCTAGACTGAGAAATTCTCTGGTGAGAGAGGAAGGGTATTGGCGGCAAAAGGCAAGGGTCAAATGGCTTAAGGACGGGGACAAAAATTCTAAGTATTTCCATTCGATTGTGGCGGAGAGAAGAGCTAAGTCCATCATTCACCGAATTAAGAATGACCAGGGGGAGTGGGTATCGGATGAAGGTCAGGTGTCTGCCATGGGGGTGGAGTTCTTCAAATCCTTACTTTCGGAGGAGCCTGCCACTGGGTCATGGAGGATTTTGGATGTGATTCCTAAGGTTGTGTCCGATGTTCAAGTTGCTGATTTGGAGCGGTTTCCATCGCACGAGGAGATAAGGGAGGTGGTGTTTAACATGGATGGGGAGAGTGCGGGTGGGCCAGATGGTTTTACAGGAACTTTTTTCACCTTTGCGTGGGAGGTGGTGGGCAAGGATTTGTGCGACGCAGTGTTTAGTTTCTTTTGTGGGCATGAGTTGCCGCGGAGTGTTTCTTCGACGTGGATTGTGCTGATTCCCAAGGTAACCTCCCCGCAAGATTTTAGTCAATTTCGGCCGATAAGTCTTTGTAACTTTGTCAATAAGGTGATTTCAAAATTGTTGGCCAACCGTCTATCAAAGGTGCTGCCTGGTATTATCTCCCCGCAACAGAGTGGGTTTGTTCAGGGAAGGCAGATATCCGAAAATTTTTTATTGGCCCAGGAGTTGTTATCTGATATTCGGAAATCGAATCGTGGGGGTAACGTAGTTTTGAAGTTGGATATGGCCAAGGCCTACGACAGAGTTTCGTGGCCTTTTTTGTTACAGGTCTTGCGTAGGTTCGGGTTCGGAGAGCGGTGGATTGATATGATTTGGAGGTTGATTTCGAATGTCTGGTTCTCGGTCATGGTCAATGGTGCTCCTCAAGGTTTCTTCCATTCTAGTCGAGGGCTAAGGCAAGGGGACCCTATTTCTCCAGCTCTTTTTGTGATTGGTGCCGAGGTCCTATCTCGCCTCTTAAATTCTTTGCTTTCCTCCCCCCTCTTTTCACCGTTTAGTGTACCTCATGGATGCCCGAAGGTTACGCACCTGGCTTATGCCGATGATGTGGTTATCTTTTCAAGTGGGCTGAAGAGGTCAGTTCGTTTGGTTATGAAAGCTCTGGGAGATTACTCTTCGGTATCAGGTCAGCAGGTGAACCATCAAAAGAGTTGTTTTTTGTCCCATAGCAGGTTTCCCAGGGCGAGAAAACGTATGCTTGGAGAACTCACTGGGTTCCCCTCGCGGGAGTTTCCGGTCAAATACTTGGGTTGTCCCTTATATGTTGGGCGGAGGAAGAAAGGTTATTTTTCGGAAATTTGTGATTCCATACTAGCCAGGGTGCTATCGTGGAAGGGGAGGTTATTGTCGCACGGTGGTAGGCTGGTCCTGATCAGGAGTGTGCTATCTTCTATGCCTCTTAATATTCTTGCGGCATCCACTCCTCCCAAGGCCATCTTTGGATTACTGGAGAAGACTTTTGCTAATTTTCTCTGGGGGGCCTCCGAAGGGGGGCTGCGTTTTCACTGGATCAAATGGGAGCAGTTGTGTCAGCCATATGACAGGGGAGGTGCAGGTTTGAGGTCGTTGAGGGATGTGTTCGACGCTTTCTCGATGAAACTTTGGTGGCAGTTTAGATTGCGGAAGTCTTTATGGGCTGAGTTTTTACATTGTAAATACTGCCCGAATTTCCACCCTTGCTCTGCGGACGTCTCGCCGGGGAGTTCTTGGACTTGGAAGAGATTGATATCTATTCAGGGGGTTGCTGAGCAGCAGATTCGCTGGGTCTTGTCCAATGGATCGGCAAGTTTTTGGCATGATGATTGGTTAGGACAAGGTCCTTTATGTCGCCAGGTCGACTCTTTCCAGGAATATGCAGTATCCGATTTCGTGGAGCATGGTCGGTGGAACGTGCAGAGGCTGTGCTCTGTGCTGCCCAGCTGGTGGGTGGGGCAGATCCTGCGTGTTGAACCTCCCGCTGAGACGCATTCGGACAGAATGGTCTGGTCCCCCAGTACCTCAGGGGATTTCTCCCTATCGTCGGCCTACCAAAGTGCTCGTGAGGTTGGTAACAGGTCTTGTCTATACTCCTCGCTCTGGGGTCAGGAATTGCCGAGTAATGTGTCCTTCTTTATGCTGCGTCTGCTGGGGGCTAGATTGCCAGTGATGGATAGGTTGCAAAAGCTTGGGGTTGTCGGGCCGTCTCGCTGTTTTTGTTGTTCCTTCCCATGTCAGGAGTCTCTGGATCATATTTTCTGCACTGGGGAGGTTCCACGGCAAATCTGGGAGTCTTTTGAAGTGGTGGTGGGAGGGTTTGGGGTTTCCTCGACAATACGACATAAGGTGATTGGTTGGTGGTTGAAGCCTACTCGGAACCCGTTTCTTCAGTTTCTTTTTCGTGTGCTGCCGTCTTTGATTTGTTGGCACTTGTGGAAAATGCGGAATAAGTTTGTGTTCGAGGGTCAGAGTTTGCCTGTTGCTATAGTCAGTGATAGAATTTTTTGTGATCTGCGAGACCTATTCCAGATTAGGTTTAAGAATACTGTTTCTTCTTGCCGCGGGTGGCCGAGTTTCTTTGAATCTGTGGCTGGTTTGGCACGTCGTTATCATGTGCAAATTGTTCGTTGGCGGTGTCCGAAGCAGTCGGTGGTGAAGCTAAACTCTGACGGTTGCTCTAGAGGTAATCCTGGCATGAGTGGAGGGGGAGGCATCATTCGTAACTATGAGGGAAGGTTTCTGCTAGGGTTCTCATGTTTTTTTGGGGAGCTAACAAGTTTGCAGGCGGAATTGGAGGCGCTTCTTCATGGGATTCGGTTGGCCGTAGATCGGGGATACAGTGCTTTGCACATCGAATCAGATTCATTGGTGTTAGTTCAGATTATTCGGGGAACGGTGAGGTGTCCATGGCAGTTGCAACGAGGTTTACAGGAGGTGTTGAATGCTAAGGGGTTGTTTAGAGAGATTTCTCATTGCTTTCGGGAAGCGAATAGGCCTGCGGATAGATTGGCCAATGTGGGTGTGGACGCTGGGTTTAACTCAACATATGTTTCATTTTCTGAGTTGCCTTGCCTGGTGAGGGGTGATGTTAATCTTGATCGGTTAGGCGTTCCGAACATTCGTAGGAGTAGAGCTTCTTTAGCTT TAAAAGCTGAACAGGTTGTGTCTGTGATTGCTATTAACATTGAGCAACTTCAAGTTTTAGAGTTAAGAGTTGAAGGACGTCGAATTGGAATGGGGTTTGCAAAACATGGTTTGACTGCAATTCCTGAACGACTCGCAACATTGGAAGTGTTAGAAGACGACATTGATGCGGTGTCCCGTGTCGTGTTTCGCGCAACCCCTCCTACTGATTATTTGCGCCTTAGAGATGAACTTGACTTGTTGGGTCCTTAG